Proteins encoded together in one Halomicrobium urmianum window:
- a CDS encoding polyprenyl synthetase translates to MSVDSFRSAVDRRLEAAVESADRTGLSAARAVLTECDDRWYGRLLLRSYESVAGSASAGAVQSAAAAIELFRGYCRLRSELLDRAESGAARSPSRDPTRSLLAGDYLYSAAYSELNAVDHARSGACFETLSTASSRVVEAFASHYVEPASNSGRTLVDDTAGALGEGAAVVGATLAGVDGRWRDHFATLGHGLAVGRAVQRALEPGAEGFHLVSDPDERRLRQYADRRLAAADDALDELSAVDVARLRPLFEDVTGDAGPG, encoded by the coding sequence ATGAGCGTCGACTCCTTCCGGTCGGCCGTCGACCGCCGCCTCGAGGCCGCCGTCGAATCCGCGGACCGCACCGGCCTGTCCGCGGCGCGTGCGGTGTTGACTGAGTGCGACGACAGGTGGTACGGTCGGCTCCTGCTGCGCTCCTACGAGTCGGTCGCGGGATCGGCGAGCGCCGGGGCGGTCCAGTCCGCGGCCGCGGCGATCGAACTCTTCCGGGGGTACTGTCGGCTCCGGAGCGAACTGCTCGACCGGGCCGAGAGCGGCGCTGCCCGCTCGCCGTCCCGTGATCCGACGCGGTCCCTGCTGGCCGGGGACTACCTCTACTCGGCCGCGTACTCGGAGCTGAACGCCGTCGATCACGCCCGGAGCGGCGCGTGTTTCGAGACGCTATCGACCGCCTCGAGCCGGGTCGTCGAGGCGTTCGCCTCCCACTACGTCGAACCGGCTTCGAACTCCGGACGGACGCTGGTCGACGACACGGCCGGTGCGCTGGGCGAGGGCGCCGCCGTGGTCGGCGCCACGCTTGCCGGCGTCGACGGCCGGTGGCGCGATCACTTCGCGACGCTGGGTCACGGGCTCGCCGTCGGACGTGCGGTCCAGCGAGCGCTCGAGCCGGGTGCCGAGGGCTTCCATCTGGTGTCCGACCCCGACGAACGACGGCTCCGGCAGTACGCTGATCGACGGCTCGCGGCGGCCGACGACGCGCTCGACGAGCTGTCGGCCGTCGACGTGGCCCGACTGCGACCGCTCTTCGAGGACGTCACCGGCGACGCCGGACCCGGCTGA
- a CDS encoding TetR/AcrR family transcriptional regulator, with translation MEDEPATNILEATYRALCEHGYDDLTLRDVAAEADRSKASIHYHYESKDQLFVALLEYLSERFVEQVTAADGDTPRERLDVLFGVLLGADASEKSLRTAMFEVAVRAPHDDAIRERLAAFDDLLFERFRAIVAAGVEAGEFDERIDPDVAAETLVAGVLGALVRQVVVGRSSERAYADMSAYAE, from the coding sequence ATGGAGGACGAACCAGCCACGAACATCCTGGAGGCGACGTACCGGGCCCTCTGTGAGCACGGCTACGACGACCTCACCCTCCGGGACGTCGCCGCCGAAGCGGACAGGAGCAAAGCATCGATCCACTACCACTACGAGAGCAAGGACCAGTTGTTCGTCGCACTGCTCGAGTACCTCTCCGAGCGGTTCGTCGAGCAGGTGACCGCGGCTGACGGCGACACGCCGCGCGAGCGGCTCGACGTCCTCTTCGGGGTGCTGCTGGGCGCGGACGCGTCGGAGAAGTCGCTCAGGACCGCGATGTTCGAAGTGGCGGTCCGTGCGCCCCACGACGACGCGATCCGGGAGCGACTGGCTGCGTTCGACGACCTCCTGTTCGAGCGGTTCCGGGCGATCGTCGCGGCCGGTGTGGAAGCCGGCGAGTTCGACGAACGGATCGATCCCGACGTCGCCGCAGAGACGCTCGTCGCGGGCGTTCTGGGCGCACTCGTTCGACAGGTCGTCGTGGGGCGCTCGTCTGAGCGGGCCTACGCCGATATGAGCGCGTACGCGGAGTGA
- a CDS encoding TetR/AcrR family transcriptional regulator, with protein sequence MADLPDRDSSDPDAEIMRATYRALCEHGYADLTIKRIAEEYGKSTAAIHYHYDTKEDLLAAFLDYVLDQLVDAIHEVETTDPEQRLDLLLDRLLVDAEDHEELLIAMLEMRSQAPYREAFGERFQQNDEYVRYMIRTVIDHGIDEGVFRDADAEQVARSLMTIVDGSRTRAVVLDDGDALATGRRTAAEYVTAVLFDGVE encoded by the coding sequence ATGGCCGACCTGCCGGACCGCGACTCCTCCGACCCGGACGCGGAAATCATGCGCGCGACCTACCGCGCCCTGTGTGAACACGGTTACGCCGACCTCACGATCAAGCGGATCGCGGAGGAGTACGGCAAGTCGACGGCCGCGATCCACTACCACTACGACACGAAGGAGGACCTGCTCGCGGCGTTTCTCGACTACGTCCTCGACCAGCTCGTGGACGCGATCCACGAGGTCGAGACCACCGACCCGGAACAGCGACTGGACCTGCTGCTCGACAGGCTGCTGGTCGACGCCGAGGATCACGAGGAGTTGCTGATCGCGATGCTGGAGATGCGGAGCCAGGCTCCGTACAGAGAGGCCTTCGGCGAGCGGTTCCAGCAGAACGACGAGTACGTCCGCTACATGATCCGCACCGTGATCGATCACGGGATCGACGAGGGCGTGTTCCGGGACGCCGACGCGGAACAGGTGGCGCGGTCGCTGATGACCATCGTCGACGGCTCCCGCACGCGGGCCGTCGTCTTGGACGACGGAGACGCCCTCGCGACGGGTCGGCGGACTGCGGCGGAGTACGTGACCGCCGTGCTCTTCGACGGAGTGGAGTAA
- a CDS encoding zinc ribbon domain-containing protein, with protein sequence MRESTSRKRPWLAALLAAVITGLGHLYLRRWRRALGWLGVAFAATVLFVDPGALEAFASGQAVDPLAVAPTLVVGALSVVDAYLVASAQNALARRTTTEDGQFTHCPNCGRELDSDLEFCHWCTADVEAVDATAPTDRDDRQ encoded by the coding sequence ATGCGCGAGTCGACCTCTCGAAAACGACCATGGCTCGCAGCGCTGCTCGCAGCAGTCATCACGGGGCTCGGACACCTCTATCTCCGCCGATGGCGGCGCGCGCTCGGGTGGCTCGGCGTCGCGTTCGCCGCCACCGTTCTCTTCGTCGATCCCGGCGCGCTGGAGGCGTTCGCGAGCGGGCAGGCCGTCGATCCGCTGGCGGTCGCGCCGACGCTCGTCGTCGGCGCCCTCAGCGTCGTCGACGCGTACCTCGTCGCGTCGGCTCAGAACGCGCTCGCTCGGCGGACGACGACCGAAGACGGGCAGTTCACCCACTGTCCGAACTGCGGCAGAGAACTGGACTCCGACCTCGAGTTCTGTCACTGGTGTACGGCGGACGTCGAGGCCGTGGACGCGACGGCGCCAACTGACCGGGACGACCGGCAGTAA
- a CDS encoding MATE family efflux transporter yields MTDLRGRVAALFRGPEEFDLTSGSIGKPLFFLSMPIVVTNLFQTAYNLADTFWLGQYGTDALAAISFAFPMVFLLISLGMGISVAGSVLVAQYTGAGAERDAEYAASQTVTFAVIASVLLGGVGYFFVEGFLDVMGASDDVLPLATSYMEVISLGLVAMFGFAVFIALMRGYGDTITPMLVMFGSVVLNIALDPFLIFGWGPFPSMGIRGAAVATVFSRALALVVGLAVMFRGTRGVQIHLGDMTPDVEFLRRLVRIGVPASIEGTGRALSMNLLLFIVALFPDPVVAAYGIGTRVFSVIVLPAIAVARGVETMTGQNVGADKPDRAEAAAGLAAKVLFGVLTAAGIAVVWFAAAPVADVFTTDPEVVDIATGFLRIVAPTFGFIGITRAYTGSFRGAGKTLVAAAISVLMLGVIRFPIAWVAAAEIGETGIWLSFAISNVAGAIIAYAWYRRGTWRDGDLTEQRVDVDGATGDPTSTDD; encoded by the coding sequence GTGACGGACCTCCGCGGCCGCGTCGCCGCTCTCTTCAGGGGCCCCGAGGAGTTCGACCTCACGTCGGGCAGCATCGGCAAACCCCTCTTCTTCCTGTCGATGCCTATCGTCGTCACGAACCTCTTCCAGACCGCGTACAACCTCGCCGACACGTTCTGGCTGGGCCAGTACGGCACGGACGCGCTGGCCGCGATCAGCTTCGCCTTCCCGATGGTCTTCCTGCTCATCTCGCTGGGGATGGGCATCTCCGTCGCCGGGAGCGTCCTCGTCGCCCAGTACACGGGCGCCGGCGCGGAGCGCGACGCCGAGTACGCCGCCTCCCAGACGGTCACGTTCGCCGTCATCGCGTCGGTGCTGCTCGGCGGAGTCGGGTACTTCTTCGTCGAGGGATTCCTCGACGTCATGGGAGCGTCCGACGACGTGTTGCCGCTGGCGACCAGCTACATGGAGGTCATCTCGCTGGGGCTGGTGGCCATGTTCGGCTTCGCCGTCTTCATCGCGCTCATGCGGGGCTACGGCGACACGATCACGCCGATGCTGGTGATGTTCGGCTCCGTCGTGCTCAACATCGCGCTGGACCCGTTCCTCATCTTCGGCTGGGGGCCGTTCCCCTCGATGGGGATTCGCGGCGCCGCCGTCGCCACGGTGTTCTCCCGCGCGCTCGCGCTCGTCGTCGGGCTGGCAGTCATGTTCCGCGGGACCCGTGGCGTCCAGATCCACCTCGGGGACATGACTCCCGACGTCGAGTTCCTGCGCCGACTCGTTCGCATCGGCGTGCCCGCCTCGATCGAGGGGACCGGCCGGGCGCTGTCGATGAACCTGCTGCTGTTCATCGTCGCGCTGTTCCCGGACCCGGTCGTGGCCGCCTACGGCATCGGCACCCGCGTGTTCTCGGTGATCGTCCTGCCGGCGATCGCCGTCGCCCGCGGCGTCGAGACGATGACCGGCCAGAACGTCGGTGCCGACAAGCCGGACCGCGCCGAAGCGGCGGCCGGCCTCGCGGCGAAGGTGCTGTTCGGCGTCCTCACGGCGGCGGGGATCGCCGTCGTCTGGTTCGCCGCCGCCCCCGTCGCCGACGTGTTCACGACCGACCCCGAAGTCGTCGACATCGCGACCGGGTTCCTGCGCATCGTCGCGCCGACGTTCGGGTTCATCGGGATCACGCGGGCCTACACCGGCAGCTTCCGCGGCGCCGGCAAGACGCTGGTCGCCGCCGCCATCTCCGTGCTGATGCTCGGCGTCATCCGGTTCCCGATCGCGTGGGTCGCCGCCGCCGAGATCGGCGAGACCGGCATCTGGCTGTCGTTCGCGATCTCCAACGTCGCCGGGGCGATCATCGCCTACGCCTGGTACAGGCGCGGGACCTGGCGCGACGGCGACCTCACCGAACAGCGCGTCGACGTCGACGGCGCGACCGGCGATCCCACATCGACGGACGACTGA